In one window of Bradyrhizobium sp. AZCC 1721 DNA:
- a CDS encoding TRAP transporter small permease subunit: MANISASPKPMPPRGYLAVIRSIDKFTELTGYLFVLSIIPLICANVVEVFARYVLGDPTIWALDVTTMSYATLFMLGSALALLKGAHIRTDVLWEAFSDRTKGMIDSLAFLLFFLPTMVVLFFLSIDDFLYSLSINERGSSGAWTPVLWPLRGVIPLTAFMLFLQGISELMKSLWAWRTGAFLAKHEKIEV, from the coding sequence ATGGCCAACATATCTGCTTCGCCAAAGCCCATGCCACCGCGCGGCTATTTGGCCGTCATCCGTAGCATCGACAAGTTCACGGAATTGACCGGGTACCTCTTCGTCCTCTCGATCATTCCCCTGATTTGCGCCAATGTGGTCGAGGTTTTTGCCCGCTACGTCCTGGGGGATCCGACGATCTGGGCCCTCGATGTGACGACGATGTCCTACGCGACCTTGTTCATGCTGGGCTCGGCGTTGGCGCTCCTGAAGGGCGCTCACATCCGCACCGATGTACTGTGGGAAGCATTCTCGGATCGCACGAAAGGCATGATCGACAGCCTGGCGTTCCTGCTGTTCTTCCTGCCGACAATGGTCGTGCTGTTCTTTCTCTCGATAGACGATTTCCTCTACTCGCTCTCGATCAACGAACGCGGAAGCTCCGGCGCGTGGACGCCGGTCCTGTGGCCGCTGCGCGGGGTTATTCCGCTGACGGCCTTCATGCTGTTCTTGCAGGGCATCTCGGAGTTGATGAAGAGCCTCTGGGCTTGGCGAACCGGCGCATTCCTGGCCAAACACGAGAAGATCGAGGTCTGA
- a CDS encoding TRAP transporter large permease, giving the protein MTAAEALGLAMLVGMVFVIFIGFPISFTLLFLALVFGGIGLGWEQTFNLGYLQIWGTMKDEIFPAVPLFIFMGYMTEQAGLMERLFVALRSVLAPVRGSLYLAVILTATIFAMATGIVGAAVTVLGIMAGSMMIKTGYDARLSAGAIAAGGTLGILVPPSVMLVVMGPVMGVPVNLLYSAAFGPGFLLAGCYITYTLVRSLINPKLGPAMTMEERTATYDAMTTEKVGSPVVGLGLVCLVALAYLLLDLLLSQVRVPRLAFTIGPFSLSAVASVLAILTAYPYFRNAYFRAVMLGVAPLSALIGFTLGTIVGGIATPTEAASCGAFGAVLLALFYGRLSMQSITNAAIGTMVTSAMVLFLAVASTVFGAVFTKLGTANLITNYLLALPLSDWWKLALIMVIFFVLGWPFEWPVIILVFLPIVLPVVEKLQFGLNKLDLLIWFGALTAVNMQTSYLSPPVAMSAYYLRNVVPQWSLSTIYRGMSDYMVIQVVVLALLLLFPQIALWLPNLVR; this is encoded by the coding sequence ATGACCGCCGCCGAAGCTCTCGGACTTGCCATGCTCGTCGGTATGGTCTTCGTCATTTTCATCGGTTTCCCGATTTCCTTCACGCTGCTGTTTCTCGCCCTTGTTTTTGGTGGCATTGGCCTCGGGTGGGAACAGACTTTCAATCTCGGCTACCTGCAGATCTGGGGCACGATGAAAGACGAGATCTTTCCCGCCGTGCCGCTGTTCATCTTCATGGGTTACATGACCGAACAGGCCGGACTCATGGAGCGGCTGTTCGTGGCTTTGCGCAGCGTTCTCGCGCCGGTGCGCGGATCGCTCTATTTGGCCGTAATTCTGACGGCGACTATTTTTGCGATGGCGACCGGCATCGTGGGCGCCGCGGTGACCGTGCTCGGCATCATGGCCGGATCGATGATGATCAAAACCGGTTATGACGCGCGGCTGTCAGCGGGTGCAATCGCCGCCGGCGGTACGCTCGGCATTCTGGTCCCTCCGAGCGTAATGCTGGTAGTCATGGGCCCGGTCATGGGTGTGCCCGTCAATCTTCTCTATTCAGCGGCGTTCGGCCCGGGCTTTCTGCTCGCTGGCTGTTATATCACCTATACACTCGTCCGCAGCTTGATCAATCCGAAGCTCGGTCCAGCCATGACCATGGAGGAGCGCACAGCCACCTATGACGCGATGACCACTGAAAAGGTAGGCTCTCCTGTAGTCGGATTGGGCCTCGTGTGCTTGGTCGCATTGGCGTATTTGCTGCTCGATTTGTTGTTGAGCCAAGTGCGTGTGCCGCGTCTGGCGTTTACGATCGGACCGTTTAGCCTATCGGCCGTCGCTTCGGTGTTAGCGATTCTGACGGCTTACCCCTACTTCCGGAACGCCTACTTCCGCGCCGTCATGCTCGGCGTTGCGCCTTTGAGCGCGCTGATTGGATTTACCCTGGGAACCATCGTCGGTGGAATCGCCACGCCGACCGAGGCAGCCTCGTGCGGAGCTTTCGGCGCTGTCCTCCTTGCACTCTTTTACGGCCGGCTCAGCATGCAATCGATCACCAATGCGGCCATCGGCACGATGGTGACTTCGGCCATGGTGCTGTTTCTGGCGGTGGCCTCGACGGTGTTCGGCGCTGTCTTCACCAAGCTGGGTACGGCGAACTTGATTACCAACTATCTGCTCGCCCTTCCGTTGAGTGACTGGTGGAAGCTGGCGTTGATCATGGTGATCTTTTTCGTCCTCGGCTGGCCGTTTGAATGGCCCGTGATCATCCTGGTCTTTCTTCCGATCGTTTTGCCGGTGGTCGAAAAGCTTCAGTTCGGCTTGAACAAGCTCGACCTGCTGATTTGGTTTGGCGCACTGACCGCCGTCAATATGCAGACGTCGTACTTGAGCCCGCCCGTTGCAATGTCGGCGTACTACCTGCGGAACGTCGTTCCGCAATGGAGCTTGAGCACGATTTACCGGGGCATGTCCGACTATATGGTGATTCAGGTCGTAGTTCTGGCGCTGCTGCTGTTGTTCCCGCAAATCGCACTGTGGTTGCCGAACCTTGTCAGGTAA
- a CDS encoding TRAP transporter substrate-binding protein: protein MKMSSLSQFALIAATSATLAFAGTALAQQPRVLKIQSAVPPSSTTHDALKFFADRVDKLTGGNLKIEALPGGAVVPPFEILDATHKKVIDGAYGISYWWYGKSVTATLFANTPAGIFGMDAVDFIGWVYEGGGLDLWNEFYQKELKLNLVAFPSIPPSPQALGWFKRPIKDLPDFKGMKCRQTGIVSQLYAKMGMAVVNMPGGEILPAAERGTIDCAEWVGGIEDQRLGLHTVWKYHYTPGMHESASVAEIAINKDVWDSLPDQNKEAIKSATSETFLRWWASFQRQNADAIAEFREKHGVKLLTTPPEVNQAFLKAWDEFAAAEVAKNPFFKKVYESQKAYAAKVVPAKRFMFPPYALQADHYWPVKE from the coding sequence ATGAAAATGAGTTCGCTTAGTCAATTCGCTCTGATCGCAGCAACCTCCGCCACGTTGGCGTTTGCGGGCACAGCGCTCGCCCAACAGCCACGAGTCCTCAAGATACAATCGGCGGTTCCGCCATCGTCCACCACGCACGATGCTCTCAAGTTTTTTGCCGACCGCGTCGACAAGTTGACCGGCGGCAACCTCAAGATCGAGGCGCTGCCGGGCGGCGCGGTCGTTCCGCCGTTTGAGATCCTCGATGCCACGCACAAGAAGGTGATCGACGGTGCCTATGGCATCTCCTACTGGTGGTACGGCAAGAGCGTCACCGCGACGCTGTTCGCCAATACACCGGCCGGCATCTTCGGCATGGATGCCGTCGACTTCATTGGATGGGTCTACGAGGGCGGTGGCCTCGATCTGTGGAACGAGTTCTACCAGAAGGAGCTCAAGCTCAATCTGGTGGCATTTCCGAGCATTCCGCCGAGCCCGCAGGCACTCGGCTGGTTCAAGCGTCCGATCAAGGACCTGCCCGACTTCAAGGGAATGAAGTGCCGCCAGACCGGCATCGTCTCCCAGCTCTACGCCAAAATGGGTATGGCGGTTGTCAACATGCCGGGTGGTGAGATCCTGCCCGCCGCAGAGCGCGGCACGATCGATTGTGCCGAGTGGGTCGGCGGAATTGAGGATCAGCGCCTCGGTCTGCATACGGTCTGGAAATACCACTACACTCCCGGCATGCATGAGAGCGCCTCTGTCGCTGAGATCGCGATCAACAAGGACGTGTGGGACAGCTTGCCGGATCAGAACAAGGAAGCCATCAAGTCGGCCACATCAGAGACGTTCCTGCGCTGGTGGGCCAGCTTCCAGAGACAAAACGCGGACGCGATCGCAGAGTTTAGGGAGAAGCACGGAGTTAAGCTCCTGACTACACCGCCCGAGGTCAATCAGGCCTTCCTCAAGGCCTGGGATGAGTTTGCCGCGGCGGAGGTCGCGAAGAACCCGTTCTTCAAGAAAGTCTACGAATCTCAGAAGGCTTATGCCGCCAAGGTCGTGCCCGCCAAGCGCTTCATGTTCCCGCCCTACGCTTTGCAGGCGGACCACTATTGGCCCGTTAAAGAATAA
- a CDS encoding phospholipase D-like domain-containing protein → MRNLVKGDVLHVRAIGGLHVVTLAWDFVPAQEAKHEGLLGFAIERSEIKDGQVVERYFIRGIKRFKHKDEGLAPGTPVPTSEHPIQTFQWGDYTARPSTTYEFKVIPVYGKPKLLELDEGSATTIEITTEAEQGGENVAKPSHDIYFNRGAAGSQAFARKFGKAELDEDDPASEPMAWLSRGLFEALIKFIGVAAGEDAADYKLRAMLYEFRYKPVGLAFKEAKNAGADVDVRYEAQSYKEENEEMIAAARIKSICKPQKSREGIRHNKFIILIHKNVPVAVWTGSTNISAGGIFGHSNVGHVIWDRDLARSYLEYWERLANPKVTLAPLKKANLAAEPTPAPHTLPPDDRMLTLYSPRDNKGDEKTLEWYAGLIADAKRIACVTFAFNLDQYFHDVLVRKDSTLRYALFDKDPGDELADEIKVIGNTVIAPGAKLSKGDLEFFLGEKLTGFNRNYYVHDKFMLIDPLGRDPIVVTGTANFSRPSQNVNDENMLVIRGNQRVADVYFGEFMRVFDHFYSRYVVKRIKEQGSHDPDAGFLKEDWTKWVPGHFKEGPKKLRREAFMNQN, encoded by the coding sequence ATGCGCAATCTCGTTAAGGGCGACGTATTGCACGTGCGTGCAATCGGAGGATTGCACGTCGTGACGCTGGCGTGGGACTTCGTGCCAGCGCAGGAAGCCAAACATGAGGGGCTGCTGGGCTTTGCGATCGAACGATCGGAGATCAAGGATGGCCAGGTCGTCGAGCGCTATTTCATTCGCGGCATCAAACGATTCAAGCACAAGGACGAGGGGCTGGCTCCTGGTACGCCAGTGCCCACCTCCGAACACCCGATCCAGACATTTCAGTGGGGTGACTACACAGCCAGGCCCTCTACCACGTACGAGTTCAAAGTTATACCGGTCTACGGGAAGCCAAAGCTCCTTGAACTCGATGAGGGTTCGGCTACTACCATAGAGATAACCACCGAAGCCGAGCAGGGCGGTGAAAACGTAGCCAAACCATCGCACGACATCTACTTTAACCGTGGCGCCGCGGGTTCTCAGGCCTTTGCTCGCAAGTTCGGCAAAGCCGAACTGGACGAAGACGATCCGGCTTCCGAGCCGATGGCTTGGCTCTCCCGCGGCCTGTTCGAGGCATTGATCAAATTCATTGGGGTCGCAGCCGGAGAAGACGCTGCCGACTACAAGCTGCGCGCGATGCTCTATGAATTTCGCTATAAGCCGGTCGGCCTGGCGTTCAAGGAAGCGAAGAACGCTGGCGCTGACGTCGATGTTCGCTATGAGGCGCAATCCTACAAGGAAGAAAACGAAGAGATGATAGCGGCGGCGCGCATCAAGAGCATTTGCAAGCCGCAGAAATCCCGCGAAGGCATACGGCACAACAAGTTCATCATCCTTATTCACAAAAACGTACCGGTCGCGGTGTGGACCGGATCAACGAATATTTCGGCAGGCGGCATTTTCGGCCACTCCAACGTTGGCCATGTGATTTGGGATCGTGATCTGGCTCGAAGCTATCTTGAGTATTGGGAGCGTCTTGCGAATCCGAAAGTAACGCTCGCTCCCCTAAAAAAAGCCAACCTTGCCGCAGAGCCGACACCAGCACCCCATACCCTGCCGCCGGATGATCGCATGCTCACGCTCTATTCGCCGCGGGACAACAAGGGGGACGAAAAGACGCTAGAGTGGTATGCGGGCCTGATCGCGGACGCCAAGCGCATCGCTTGTGTCACCTTTGCCTTCAATCTGGACCAGTACTTTCATGACGTTCTTGTCAGGAAAGACAGCACCTTGCGTTACGCGCTTTTCGACAAGGATCCGGGTGATGAGCTGGCAGACGAGATCAAGGTGATCGGGAATACCGTCATAGCCCCAGGCGCCAAGCTGTCGAAGGGAGATCTCGAGTTTTTCCTTGGCGAGAAGCTTACGGGCTTCAACCGGAATTATTACGTCCATGACAAGTTCATGCTGATTGATCCGCTCGGCAGGGATCCGATTGTGGTGACGGGCACCGCGAACTTCAGCAGGCCTTCCCAAAACGTTAACGACGAGAATATGCTGGTCATCCGTGGCAACCAACGTGTCGCGGATGTCTATTTTGGCGAGTTTATGCGTGTTTTCGATCACTTCTACTCACGATACGTGGTGAAGAGAATTAAGGAACAAGGTAGCCACGATCCCGATGCAGGCTTCCTGAAAGAGGACTGGACGAAGTGGGTGCCGGGTCATTTCAAGGAGGGTCCCAAGAAGCTTCGCCGCGAAGCTTTTATGAATCAGAACTGA
- a CDS encoding AAA family ATPase, with translation MVTIAGYEIRAPVHRSHVRSIYSAVRVADHLPVIIKTLNAEYPSKHDVARLQRDFQITQRLQSIEGVIRVYALETYGNGNIALVLEPFGHSLAEEIAARKERFPLDGFFKIAMSLAETLAGVHELDVVHKNIEPHSVLVDAAGTLRLIDFGISSELALERQQYALPKRREGNLPYMSPEQTGRMNRELDYRSDYYSLGVTLFELLTGRLPFQADSVLEWVHSHISKSPPSPSEIDPTIPEAVSAIVLKLMAKNAEERYQSSYGLLSDLGRCQRELANTGVLPMFALGQHDVSRKFQIPQKLYGREPEIAVLLALFERVAAGGTEFCMVSGYPGVGKSALVNEISKPLVGRQGYLIQGKFDQFQRSTPYSAIAFAFRDLVQQLLAESNERQQEWRQKLLASLTPNAQLLIDLIPDLELIIGPQPPVPELPRTEDQNRFQITFLNFVKVIANEQALVIFLDDLQFGDISTLNVIRWLGTARDLTHLLVIGAFRSNEIDMGHPLRIALNELQETRSIHELPLQPLDLVAVDQLVAETLRSDIASCQALSKLLYERTLGNAFFLTETLKALERERAIAFAPERGRWCWDMEAVRRSGLASNVIELMVVNLRRLPPATQRVLQLAACIGNTFDLRTLAIIYESSIGVASEHLLPALRQHVIVPLQEDYKLVGEAPTTTDHMGLTDGANPTYRFQHDHVQQAAYALIDQEHKQSVHLRVGRLMQRHESPQEREQRLIDIVGHLNEGRRLIDDPVERNELARLNLAAGIRSQRASAYETALSYLCIGLELLPADRWATEYNLTMALATEYQQCAYLTKRYDEAEAWIEQLLMQARTNLEKAELLSMRTRQYSTTGKMEASIQAAITGLSLLGVRITKSPDRAAIRRERMRVKRNLAGRRIADLINAPALSDPAKMVSIRLLMEIFPAAFLSGSGELFPFLVLKSVNISLRYGNSPESAFAYAGYGMLLCGALEDPAQGYEFGKLAVAMNDRFDDIALKSRVIYVYAMFIHHWSNHWSSMTPWFRRGIESGYQSGDLLYLAYSAQDCIIWDPKLDLETAVKEHANYMSVVRDCAYQDSFDSGSLFLQMQRNFLGWTNDLCSMSDADFDEKRCVEGMLQRQFMTGVANYHIYKAEICFLYGNYAEALSHVREQDKLIASAMSLPQLVRFYFVAFLTLAVCLPAMKSVEKTQTLKRMKADLRRMTRWANHCPANFLHLQLLMEAELTRLDGRVEPALRLYERAMDAARASAFHRDEAMANELAARHLLAAQRPKAAEGYLRAARHLYERWGAQRKIEHMDEEFAQLLTPQAARSSVEVSATTAAGFDSASLDMASVIKASQAISSEIVLERLWATTMRVMLENAGGQRGCFVVRKGGQFVMEGLSEVGGDVAEAAGSIPIDGAAGALSLPISIVYHVLHTNSPVIVHDVARAGRFAKDAYLLARKARSLLCIPLMRQGKLEGAIYMENRLAAGAFTEERIEVIKLLAAQVFISIENAKLYADQQRLIEAQRRFVPSEFLESLHRPDIARVEAGEYVAKTMSILFADLRNFTPLAERLDPRAVIELLNGYFLSMEPEISQVGGFIDSFDGDRIKALFDAPADAPVRAGVGMWRALDQLNRRSVYLSQPQLHMGIGLNTGFMVLGVIGGRNRMQCSFIGDTANLAARIEQLTKVYRARLLISEHTLQGLKDPNAFAIRMVDRVSVKGKNEGVDIYEVLDAETPERRAIKLKTVELLRSGMEKYFCRDFNAARIAFERARSESPEDVLPTLFLERCARYRQQPPPDNWDGIERLGQQ, from the coding sequence ATGGTGACGATAGCGGGGTATGAGATCCGTGCACCTGTCCATCGATCGCATGTGCGATCGATCTATTCCGCAGTTCGCGTTGCGGATCATTTGCCGGTCATCATCAAGACGCTTAATGCTGAGTATCCGAGCAAGCACGACGTCGCGAGGTTGCAGCGTGATTTTCAGATCACTCAACGGCTGCAGTCCATCGAAGGCGTCATTCGCGTGTATGCCCTAGAAACGTACGGGAACGGCAATATCGCACTTGTGCTCGAGCCGTTTGGTCATTCACTGGCGGAAGAGATCGCGGCGAGGAAAGAACGTTTTCCGCTCGACGGCTTTTTCAAGATCGCGATGTCGCTCGCCGAGACGCTCGCGGGCGTACACGAGCTTGACGTAGTGCATAAGAATATTGAGCCCCACAGCGTCCTAGTAGACGCCGCGGGTACCTTGCGATTAATCGATTTCGGCATTTCGTCGGAGCTCGCACTTGAGCGCCAGCAGTATGCTTTGCCCAAGCGGCGGGAAGGTAATTTGCCTTACATGTCGCCGGAGCAGACCGGTCGAATGAATCGTGAGCTCGATTACCGTTCGGACTACTACTCGCTCGGCGTCACTCTGTTCGAGCTGTTGACGGGCAGGTTGCCGTTCCAGGCCGATTCAGTCCTAGAGTGGGTCCATAGTCACATAAGCAAGTCACCTCCGTCCCCGAGCGAAATCGATCCGACTATCCCAGAGGCCGTGTCGGCAATCGTTTTGAAGCTGATGGCCAAGAACGCCGAGGAACGTTATCAGAGCAGCTACGGACTGCTCTCGGACCTCGGCCGTTGCCAACGCGAACTCGCGAATACTGGCGTCCTCCCGATGTTCGCGCTGGGCCAGCACGACGTGTCGCGCAAGTTTCAGATCCCACAAAAACTATATGGACGCGAGCCGGAAATCGCTGTCCTGCTGGCCCTCTTCGAACGCGTCGCTGCGGGAGGTACCGAATTCTGTATGGTCTCGGGATACCCGGGCGTCGGCAAGTCGGCCCTAGTCAACGAGATCAGCAAGCCACTCGTTGGCAGGCAGGGCTACCTGATTCAAGGAAAATTCGACCAGTTTCAGCGAAGCACGCCCTATTCCGCCATCGCGTTCGCATTCCGTGATCTCGTCCAGCAGTTGCTGGCCGAATCTAACGAGCGGCAGCAAGAATGGCGCCAAAAACTGCTGGCTTCCCTTACGCCGAACGCTCAGCTCCTAATTGATCTCATTCCGGATCTCGAACTAATCATCGGCCCGCAACCGCCGGTGCCCGAGCTGCCGCGGACGGAGGACCAGAATCGATTTCAGATCACCTTTCTCAACTTCGTCAAAGTGATTGCCAACGAACAGGCTTTGGTGATCTTCCTTGACGATCTGCAGTTCGGCGACATCTCAACGCTGAATGTGATCCGTTGGCTCGGTACTGCCCGCGACCTTACGCATCTCCTGGTCATTGGCGCTTTTCGCAGTAACGAGATCGACATGGGTCACCCGCTGCGGATAGCACTGAACGAGTTGCAGGAAACCCGCTCGATCCACGAGCTTCCGCTGCAGCCGCTGGACCTCGTGGCCGTTGACCAGCTGGTCGCAGAAACCCTGCGGAGCGACATCGCCTCATGTCAGGCCCTTAGCAAGCTGTTGTATGAGCGGACGTTGGGAAATGCGTTCTTCCTCACTGAGACGCTCAAGGCGCTCGAGCGGGAGCGGGCGATTGCATTCGCTCCGGAGAGGGGGCGCTGGTGCTGGGACATGGAAGCGGTTCGACGCAGTGGGCTTGCAAGCAATGTCATTGAGCTCATGGTGGTCAACTTGCGTCGGCTTCCACCAGCGACGCAGCGTGTCCTGCAGCTGGCTGCGTGCATCGGCAACACGTTCGATCTGCGGACCTTGGCCATCATTTATGAGAGCTCGATTGGTGTGGCCAGCGAGCATTTGTTGCCGGCACTACGGCAGCATGTGATCGTTCCTCTGCAAGAGGACTACAAACTCGTTGGCGAGGCGCCGACTACGACTGACCATATGGGATTAACGGATGGAGCAAATCCGACGTATCGCTTCCAGCACGATCACGTACAGCAGGCTGCCTATGCCCTGATCGACCAAGAGCATAAGCAGTCGGTTCACCTCAGGGTTGGACGGCTGATGCAGCGTCACGAGAGTCCGCAAGAGCGCGAGCAGCGGCTAATCGATATCGTAGGCCATCTGAACGAGGGTCGTCGGCTGATTGATGATCCGGTTGAGCGCAATGAGCTCGCCCGCTTGAACCTGGCTGCTGGCATTCGCTCACAGCGAGCCTCGGCTTACGAGACGGCGCTGTCATATCTATGCATCGGTCTTGAACTCTTACCGGCCGATAGGTGGGCTACCGAGTACAACCTCACCATGGCGCTAGCGACGGAGTACCAGCAGTGCGCCTACCTCACCAAGCGCTACGACGAGGCCGAGGCATGGATCGAGCAACTCCTCATGCAGGCGCGCACCAACCTTGAGAAGGCCGAACTCTTGTCGATGAGGACAAGGCAGTACTCCACCACCGGCAAGATGGAGGCTTCGATCCAAGCGGCGATAACTGGCTTGTCCTTGCTCGGCGTGCGCATCACCAAATCACCCGACCGCGCTGCGATTCGGCGCGAAAGGATGCGGGTCAAGCGCAATTTGGCCGGCCGGCGGATCGCCGACCTGATCAACGCGCCCGCGCTGTCGGATCCCGCCAAGATGGTTTCAATCCGACTCCTGATGGAGATATTTCCGGCTGCTTTCCTCTCCGGAAGCGGTGAACTGTTCCCGTTCCTGGTGCTGAAATCGGTCAATATCTCTTTGCGCTATGGGAACAGCCCGGAATCAGCTTTCGCCTATGCCGGCTACGGCATGCTACTTTGCGGCGCGCTGGAAGATCCCGCGCAAGGCTACGAGTTCGGCAAGCTCGCAGTGGCGATGAACGACCGCTTCGACGACATCGCGCTGAAGTCACGTGTGATCTACGTATACGCAATGTTCATTCATCACTGGAGCAACCACTGGTCGAGCATGACGCCATGGTTCCGCAGAGGCATCGAGTCCGGTTACCAATCGGGGGACCTGTTGTACCTCGCTTACAGCGCGCAGGATTGCATAATCTGGGACCCGAAGCTGGATCTCGAGACGGCTGTGAAAGAGCACGCCAACTACATGAGCGTCGTTCGCGATTGCGCATACCAGGACTCGTTTGATTCGGGTTCTCTGTTCCTGCAAATGCAGCGCAACTTCTTGGGTTGGACCAACGACCTCTGCTCGATGAGCGACGCCGACTTCGACGAAAAACGTTGTGTGGAGGGCATGCTGCAGCGGCAGTTCATGACTGGCGTCGCTAACTATCACATATACAAGGCCGAGATTTGCTTCCTTTACGGCAACTATGCCGAAGCACTAAGCCACGTACGCGAACAGGATAAGCTGATTGCATCAGCAATGTCGCTCCCCCAACTCGTGCGCTTCTACTTCGTGGCGTTCCTAACATTGGCGGTGTGTCTGCCCGCCATGAAGTCGGTTGAGAAAACCCAGACGCTTAAGCGGATGAAGGCCGATCTCAGGCGAATGACCCGCTGGGCGAACCACTGCCCAGCGAATTTCCTGCATCTGCAGTTGCTCATGGAAGCGGAGTTGACGCGGTTGGACGGCCGGGTTGAGCCGGCCTTGCGGCTGTACGAGCGGGCGATGGATGCCGCGCGCGCCAGTGCATTCCATCGTGACGAAGCGATGGCCAACGAGTTGGCGGCGCGGCATCTGCTTGCCGCGCAGCGTCCAAAAGCGGCCGAAGGGTATCTCCGGGCGGCGCGACATCTCTACGAGCGCTGGGGTGCGCAGCGCAAAATCGAGCACATGGACGAAGAATTTGCGCAGCTGCTGACGCCGCAGGCGGCGCGGAGCTCCGTCGAGGTGTCCGCGACGACCGCGGCGGGCTTCGATTCCGCCTCGCTTGACATGGCCTCGGTGATAAAGGCGTCGCAGGCGATTTCAAGCGAGATCGTGTTGGAGCGATTATGGGCGACGACGATGCGGGTCATGCTCGAGAACGCCGGCGGTCAGCGCGGCTGTTTTGTGGTTCGCAAAGGCGGGCAGTTTGTGATGGAGGGCTTGAGCGAAGTTGGGGGCGATGTTGCTGAAGCGGCGGGATCGATTCCCATCGACGGCGCCGCTGGCGCGCTCTCGCTGCCAATCTCGATCGTCTATCACGTGTTGCATACGAACAGCCCGGTCATAGTGCACGACGTGGCGCGCGCGGGCCGTTTTGCCAAAGACGCCTACCTGCTCGCACGAAAGGCGCGGTCGCTGCTGTGCATTCCTCTAATGCGTCAGGGAAAGCTCGAGGGCGCCATTTACATGGAAAATCGATTGGCTGCCGGCGCTTTCACAGAAGAACGCATAGAAGTCATCAAGTTGCTGGCTGCACAGGTTTTCATCTCGATCGAAAACGCAAAGCTGTACGCGGATCAGCAACGTTTGATCGAGGCCCAGCGAAGGTTCGTGCCAAGTGAATTTCTGGAAAGCTTGCACCGCCCCGATATAGCGCGCGTCGAAGCGGGCGAGTACGTGGCCAAGACGATGAGCATTCTATTCGCAGACTTGCGTAACTTCACTCCGCTCGCAGAGCGCCTCGACCCGCGGGCCGTGATTGAACTGCTCAATGGTTATTTCCTAAGTATGGAGCCAGAAATTTCGCAAGTCGGCGGCTTTATCGATTCGTTTGATGGGGATCGAATCAAGGCACTTTTCGACGCTCCTGCGGACGCTCCTGTGCGTGCCGGCGTCGGAATGTGGCGTGCGCTGGACCAGCTCAATCGACGTTCGGTGTATTTGAGCCAACCACAACTGCATATGGGGATCGGCCTAAACACAGGATTCATGGTCCTCGGCGTCATCGGCGGCCGCAACCGCATGCAATGTTCGTTCATCGGTGACACCGCAAACTTGGCGGCGCGCATCGAGCAGTTGACCAAGGTCTATCGGGCGCGTCTACTTATCAGCGAGCATACGCTCCAGGGACTCAAGGACCCGAATGCCTTTGCGATCCGTATGGTTGACCGTGTGTCGGTGAAGGGTAAAAACGAGGGGGTCGATATATATGAGGTTCTTGACGCCGAGACGCCTGAGCGACGTGCAATCAAGCTCAAGACGGTGGAGCTACTCCGGTCAGGGATGGAGAAGTACTTTTGCCGCGATTTCAACGCCGCCCGAATTGCATTCGAGCGAGCTCGCTCCGAAAGTCCCGAGGACGTTCTGCCCACCCTATTCCTAGAGCGTTGTGCACGCTACCGCCAGCAGCCTCCGCCGGACAATTGGGACGGCATTGAGAGACTGGGCCAACAATAG
- a CDS encoding gamma-glutamylcyclotransferase, whose product MAWYFGYASNMDLISLRAKGVEPRASKRAVLPGWRLRFNVRHFFDHEGGVANIECSNDRTDAVWGVLHLCEDEHLALLDAAEASGHGYHRIKIRVFTQRGEQEAVTYVGDPSFVQEGYRPSRRYLNILVRGATQAGIDSDYVDALRRHPVHQPPIVPVFVPPPGEYPIFTAATLMRHPTLTALAGAVFDMAGARRQHHFLRGLFGGKDMTLFHLKRLDTSDGSETLDDIKYDRLTPTQRRYLNEYLHEYSTEYAYAGRYLYD is encoded by the coding sequence ATGGCCTGGTACTTCGGCTACGCCTCCAACATGGATTTGATCTCGCTCCGCGCCAAAGGCGTCGAGCCGCGTGCCTCCAAGCGTGCCGTTTTGCCCGGTTGGCGGTTGCGTTTCAACGTTCGTCATTTTTTTGACCACGAAGGCGGTGTCGCCAACATAGAGTGCTCCAACGATCGCACCGACGCCGTCTGGGGTGTGCTTCATCTATGCGAAGACGAGCATCTGGCGCTGCTCGACGCGGCAGAGGCAAGCGGCCATGGCTATCATAGGATTAAGATCCGGGTGTTCACCCAACGAGGGGAGCAGGAAGCCGTTACCTATGTCGGAGATCCGTCTTTCGTCCAAGAAGGATACCGTCCTTCCCGGCGATACCTGAACATCTTAGTAAGGGGGGCGACCCAAGCCGGAATTGATTCCGACTATGTAGATGCCTTGCGCCGGCATCCCGTGCATCAGCCGCCAATCGTTCCTGTTTTCGTGCCTCCTCCCGGCGAGTATCCCATATTCACGGCCGCGACGCTGATGCGACACCCGACGCTGACGGCGCTGGCCGGTGCCGTCTTCGATATGGCCGGGGCACGCCGGCAGCATCATTTCCTCCGCGGTCTGTTCGGCGGCAAGGACATGACGCTGTTTCACCTCAAGCGGCTCGATACTTCCGACGGCAGCGAGACCCTCGACGACATCAAGTATGATCGCCTGACGCCGACTCAGCGGCGATATCTCAATGAATATCTGCACGAATACAGTACCGAGTACGCCTATGCCGGCCGATACCTTTACGACTGA